One stretch of Cryptosporidium parvum Iowa II chromosome 3, whole genome shotgun sequence DNA includes these proteins:
- a CDS encoding ULP1 like protease with a chlamydin like cysteine protease domain, translating to MSVISTNSYLLGQKTINFNGISLGLDKAKKQLMNNSYLDDLILDFFMEFAKELCVGIKENCSKGKYCVFSSLFYTILSMCGDYQDYLRLRKWVKRVSTPLLLNDAIVIPMHCNQTSHWWLIVICHPRKIFNLMNSSSPRNNSTTKIENSNRGWIICMDSLGGKNIGQNEKKKAIINILKFLDIERQNNDSYFNLLEAGNIPTMVYDSVNTKAHNTNTSATHDKLSETFRSLSNWEIIYNPRNLPFQENNFDCGIYIIEYAHLLFHYGTTIFNSMINTSSSSDISYTTHLDQNKFSRNWFQNRRTVYTKVLEFMSNNESWNEDNFLRNKLVEIFDDSIKASNHNEKPSQENISSLQSRRRFVMSSLNKSYFNK from the coding sequence ATGAGTGTAATTTCCACAAATAGTTATCTTTTAGGCCAAAAAACTATCAATTTTAATGGTATTTCTTTGGGTCTGGATAAAGCCAAAAAACAGttaatgaataatagtTACTTGGACGATCTAATTCTTGACTTCTTTATGGAATTTGCTAAAGAGTTATGTGTTggaattaaagaaaattgtTCTAAAGGCAAATATTGTGTATTCAGTAGTCTATTTTACACTATTCTAAGTATGTGTGGAGACTATCAAGATTATTTAAGGCTAAGAAAATGGGTTAAGAGGGTTTCTACTCCATTATTGCTAAATGATGCAATTGTAATTCCAATGCATTGTAACCAAACTAGTCATTGGTGGTTGATTGTTATTTGCCATCCTCgtaaaatctttaatttgatGAATTCCTCTAGTCCAAGAAATAACTCAACAACAAAAATTGAGAACTCGAATAGAGGTTGGATTATATGTATGGATTCTCTAGGAGGAAAGAATATTGGTCAgaatgaaaagaaaaaagctataataaatattttgaagtTTTTAGATATAGAAAGACAAAATAATGATAGCTATTTTAATCTTCTAGAGGCTGGAAACATACCTACAATGGTTTATGATTCTGTAAATACTAAAGCTCATAATACTAACACTTCAGCTACTCATGATAAATTATCTGAAACTTTTAGATCCTTGAGTAACTGGGAGATTATATATAATCCAAGGAACCTTCCTTTTCAGGAAAATAACTTTGACTGCGGAATATATATCATTGAATATGCTCACTTGCTTTTCCACTATGGAACCACTATTTTTAACTCTATGATTAATACTAGTTCAAGCTCTGATATTTCGTATACAACTCATTTGGATCAAAACAAATTCTCGAGAAACTGGTTTCAAAATAGAAGAACTGTTTACACCAAAGTTTTGGAATTTATGAGTAATAATGAGAGTTGGAATGAGGACAATTTTCTGAGAAATAAGTTAGTGGAGATTTTTGATGACAGTATCAAGGCTTCAAATCATAATGAAAAACCTTCTCAAGAGaatatttcatcattaCAATCCAGAAGAAGATTTGTAATGTCATCCTTAAACAAAAGCTATTTCAATAAGTAG
- a CDS encoding POP4 like ribonuclease P protein subunit, with protein sequence MKKSDFENERGHSIYDIFTDQEKVTYFGNGNLNSKTICSSLKDAGLDLKVMRDVENFLGNSGGIDELKQSGHSSSNPKLTGITTSVIRMDKVKEEKKSQDGQDLKKLNHKVFKNEGFFDIAREIKLRKLSYSHFIPLHQLWKQYIKGLTESNSVNSGTNGAIRTRGGIKLSQLSQNLSQADLHGSMISVISSRNISCVNVQGIVVKETKETFVIISADNKVRTILKSQSIFGIVISNNYLVTIYGSQLCYHPCERIKHKFRHRDSLNITP encoded by the coding sequence ATGAAGAAATCTGactttgaaaatgaaagagGTCATTCAATTTATGATATTTTTACTGATCAAGAAAAAGTAACATATTTTGGAAATGGTAACTTAAATTCTAAGACCATTTGTAGCTCTTTGAAAGATGCTGGTCTTGACTTGAAGGTTATGAGGGATGTAGAAAATTTTTTGGGGAATTCAGGTGGAATTGACGAGTTAAAACAGTCTGGACATAGTAGCTCAAATCCAAAGCTAACAGGTATTACAACAAGTGTGATTCGAATGGATAAGGTAAAGGAGGAGAAGAAGTCTCAGGATGGCCAAGATCTGAAAAAGTTAAACCATAAAGTTTTTAAGAATGAAGGCTTTTTTGACATTGCAAGGGAAATCAAGCTTAGAAAATTAAGTTATTCTCATTTTATTCCTCTTCATCAACTTTGGAAGCAATATATCAAAGGGTTAACAGAGTCAAATTCAGTTAATAGTGGGACAAATGGAGCTATAAGAACAAGAGGAGGGATCAAACTTTCTCAATTATCCCAAAACCTTTCTCAGGCTGATTTACATGGTAGCATGATCAGCGTGATTTCGAGTAGAAACATAAGTTGTGTGAATGTCCAAGGAATCGTTGTTAAGGAAACTAAAGAAActtttgttattatttctgCTGATAATAAAGTGAGAACAATTCTGAAAAGCCAGAGCATTTTTGGAATTGTAATTTCTAATAACTACTTAGTAACTATTTATGGAAGCCAGCTTTGTTACCACCCTTGTGAAAGAATCAAGCACAAGTTCAGACATAGAGACTCTTTGAACATTACTCCCTga
- a CDS encoding 60S ribosomal protein L35, with protein sequence MNKNSGLQIKQLISLSEEELTVKIDELKKELASLRVIQSTGTAPNKLSRINVVRKGIARILTILSQRNIKSLREKHAGSKFMPLDLRKKLTRAKRRALTPQQAKKMTVKASKKALNFPKRKFAIIA encoded by the coding sequence atgaacaAAAACTCAGGATTACAGATTAAGCAGTTGATTTCACTCTCTGAGGAAGAACTTACCGTTAAGATTGACGAACTCAAGAAGGAATTAGCAAGCTTGAGAGTTATTCAATCTACTGGTACTGCTCCAAACAAGCTTTCTAGAATTAATGTTGTCAGAAAGGGAATTGCTCGTATCTTGACAATCTTGTCTCAAAGGAACATTAAGAGCTTAAGAGAGAAACACGCAGGTTCTAAATTTATGCCTTTAGACTTACGTAAGAAGTTGACTAGAGCTAAGAGAAGAGCTTTAACTCCACAACAAGCTAAGAAGATGACCGTTAAGGCCAGCAAGAAGGCTTTGAATTTCCCAAAGAGAAAGTTTGCCATCATTGCATGA
- a CDS encoding RSC6/BAF60A ortholog with a SWIB domain has protein sequence MARIPECIKEFSQEQYNQYENLLEYERLLDESILQQRYSLSDVWLTLMDDKSIRCYRKKLRVHIFNTYESQKPTDAELESFSFDNDWTRKVPPSWTLKILGSIIQGDAYQPRFTSIFSKIIIQLSETETIIWDKKTSPTPECDGLEIHRIGDEERDIDILFFLDYRTPHYSLSPQLEEFMGTSLANLPSIVKRIWQYVEMKGLQNSKASHDSIMIDEYLGKLLSVDTEHVLLKDVPDLLKQHLLPPKPIKIRHRLALKGDWIDNESTYDFTIDLTENVPGDITLWLPNMSTRIQESGEFSNINKALEELYHKNQSILSKIYSSCNKINFYQGFANDPVDFIHSLLTTKHFQLYGNNSINNILSDPNAIYEYQIADKYAEYYRQPWVPRAIEKYLSCKNKNFEERVNKTVASVSACEKIRRRSGFGQDQRIQSHPNQQ, from the coding sequence ATGGCCAGAATACCAGAAtgtattaaagaattttctCAGGAGCAGTATAACCAGTACgaaaatttattagaatATGAGAGACTTTTAGATGAATCAATACTCCAACAGAGGTATAGCTTAAGCGATGTATGGCTAACTCTAATGGATGATAAGAGCATTCGATGTTATAGGAAGAAGCTAAGAGTACATATTTTCAACACATATGAGAGTCAGAAACCAACTGATGCTGAGTTGGAATCTTTTAGCTTTGATAATGATTGGACTAGAAAAGTTCCTCCATCTTGGACTCTTAAGATACTTGGATCCATTATTCAAGGAGATGCTTATCAGCCTAGATTTACTTCAatcttttctaaaattattattcagtTGTCAGAAACAGAAACTATTATATGGGATAAGAAGACAAGTCCAACTCCAGAATGTGATGGTTTGGAAATACATCGTATTGGAGATGAGGAAAGAGATATAGATATActgttttttttagattATAGAACTCCTCACTATAGCTTATCTCCTCAGTTAGAAGAGTTTATGGGAACAAGTTTGGCCAACCTTCCGAGTATTGTGAAAAGAATTTGGCAATATGTGGAAATGAAAGGGCTTCAAAACTCAAAAGCTTCTCATGATAGTATTATGATAGATGAATATCTTGGCAAATTGTTATCAGTAGATACTGAACATGTTCTACTTAAAGATGTTCCAGATCTTTTAAAACAGCATTTATTACCTCCAAAACCAATAAAGATCAGACATAGATTAGCTTTGAAAGGAGATTGGATTGACAATGAATCAACCTATGATTTTACTATAGATCTTACTGAGAATGTTCCAGGAGACATCACATTGTGGCTTCCAAATATGTCAACCAGAATCCAAGAAAGTGGTGAATTTTCTAACATTAATAAAGCTTTAGAGGAGCTTTATCATAAGAATCAGAGTATATTGTCAAAGATATATAGCTCTTGTAATAAGATAAACTTTTATCAAGGATTTGCGAATGATCCTGTGGATTTCATTCACTCACTATTAACTACAAAGCACTTTCAATTATATGGAAATAACTCAATTAATAACATATTATCAGATCCTAATGCTATTTATGAATACCAGATTGCTGATAAGTATGCAGAATACTATAGACAGCCATGGGTACCTAGAGCAATAGAAAAGTATTTGTCATGTAAGAACAAGAACTTTGAAGAAAGAGTGAATAAGACTGTAGCATCAGTCTCTGCATGTGAAAAGATCAGGAGACGTAGTGGATTTGGGCAAGATCAGAGGATACAGAGTCATCCAAATCAACAATAA
- a CDS encoding hypothetical protein (transcripts identified by EST) — MFDFINKYVGEVANASASENTEKTLSETGSTPPPEESSDEESDVISHTMDWGFLDYVEHLLMLSRSDEGEDLEITKTKVIQDSWSSIDNRALSLHKALLIKVSLKVFIHLLLFTIKYSSIFI, encoded by the coding sequence ATGTTTGActttatcaataaatatGTCGGAGAAGTAGCAAATGCAAGTGCTTCCGAGAATACAGAGAAAACTTTAAGTGAGACAGGATCAACACCTCCTCCTGAAGAGTCCAGTGATGAAGAAAGTGATGTAATTAGCCACACCATGGATTGGGGTTTCCTTGATTATGTCGAGCATTTATTAATGTTGTCTAGGTCAGATGAAGGAGAAGACTTAGAAATTACTAAAACAAAAGTAATTCAAGACTCCTGGTCTTCCATTGACAATAGAGCATTATCTCTACATAAagcattattaattaagGTAAGCTTAAAAGTATTCATTCATTTACTATTGTTTACTATCAAATACTCATctatattcatttaa
- a CDS encoding ARF1/2 like small GTpase — RVYTAEMGLALTKIWRNLFGKKDMRILMVGLDAAGKTTILYKLKLGEVVTTIPTIGFNVETVEYKNISFTVWDVGGQDKIRPLWRHYYSNTDGLIFVIDSNDRERINDARDELARMLGEDELRDAVLLVFANKQDLPNAMSATDITEKLQLSGIRNRNWFIQSTCATSGDGLYEGLDWLSRTLASRSNN, encoded by the coding sequence AGAGTTTATACGGCAGAAATGGGGTTAGCATTGACCAAGATATGGAGAAACTTATTTGGAAAGAAGGACATGAGGATTCTCATGGTTGGACTTGATGCAGCAGGAAAAACAACAATTTTATATAAGTTAAAGTTGGGTGAAGTAGTAACGACAATTCCAACCATTGGATTCAATGTTGAGACTGTTGAATATAAGAATATTTCTTTCACAGTATGGGATGTTGGTGGCCAAGATAAGATCAGACCTTTATGGAGGCATTATTATTCTAATACTGATGGTTTGATTTTTGTCATCGATAGTAATGATAGGGAGCGTATCAATGATGCAAGAGACGAACTAGCCAGAATGCTTGGAGAAGATGAATTAAGAGATGCAGTACTTTTAGTGTTCGCAAATAAACAAGATCTTCCCAACGCTATGAGTGCTACTGACATTACTGAGAAACTCCAACTTAGCGGAATCAGAAATAGAAATTGGTTCATTCAGTCAACCTGCGCTACGTCCGGAGATGGTCTCTATGAAGGTCTTGACTGGCTATCAAGAACTCTTGCTTCTAGAAGTAATAACTAA
- a CDS encoding flavoprotein, with product MKKRNVLIGVTGSVAAIKIHEFIKKLKEKVISNNIEIEIKVVATDSAKNFLNGLALDLLVDCQDEFGNWKSMGDDIPHISLRQWADLYIILPLSANTLAKLSNGLCDNVLTNIARAWDFKKPIIVCPAMNSFMWEHPITLTQINILISFGYKVVFPIEKKLACGEYGMGGMQEIEKIVEQILLELNSS from the exons atgaaaaaaagaaacgTCTTAATTGGAGTAACGGGGAGCGTTGCagcaataaaaattcatgaatttataaagaaattaaaagaaaaagttaTAAGTaacaatattgaaatagaGATCAAAGTTGTTGCAACTGACTCAGCAAAAAACTTCCTCAATGGTTTAGCTTTAGATTTATTAGTAGATTGTCAAGATGAATTTGGTAATTGGAAGAGTATGGGGGACGATATTCCTCATATAAGCCTCAGGCAATGGGCtgatttatatattattcttcCTTTGTCGGCAAATACGTTGGCAAAACTATCTAATGGGCTTTGTGACAATGTTTTG ACTAATATTGCAAGAGCTTGGGATTTCAAGAAACCCATTATAGTTTGTCCCGCAATGAACAGTTTCATGTGGGAGCACCCAATTACTTTAACTCAAATTAACATTCTTATCTCTTTTGGTTACAAAGTGGTATTCccaattgaaaaaaagttGGCATGTGGCGAATATGGGATGGGTGGAATgcaagaaattgaaaaaattgttGAACAAATTCTTCTTGAACTAAACTCATCCTAA
- a CDS encoding hypothetical protein (transcripts identified by EST) produces MVNINSPRKDLSVLAQCMNPVEEEMQEEQVFHPDSVILPPVSAVPFDYYPYSPRYKYPEVTCSYPFVSSPPYVVHYMSNLGVPSFFQQLDISIDQRRNVFQRNSGRNRGLQFEKGEENFGKYWSETQPSRPLGCMG; encoded by the coding sequence atggTTAACATAAATTCGCCAAGAAAAGATTTATCAGTTTTGGCACAATGCATGAATCCAGTAGAGGAAGAAATGCAAGAAGAACAAGTATTTCATCCTGACTCTGTTATATTACCACCGGTTTCTGCTGTCCCATTTGATTACTATCCATATTCCCCAAGATATAAGTATCCAGAAGTAACTTGTAGTTATCCATTTGTATCTTCTCCACCATATGTAGTACACTATATGTCAAATTTGGGAGTTCCAAGTTTCTTCCAGCAATTAGACATTAGTATTGATCAAAGAAGGAATGTATTCCAAAGAAATTCTGGTAGAAATAGAGGTTTACAATTTGAAAAAGgagaagaaaattttgGGAAATATTGGAGTGAAACTCAACCATCACGTCCTTTGGGATGTATGGGATGA
- a CDS encoding ybr061c-like, FtsJ methylase — protein sequence IDLQNKKKILNLKIYNSIVLQMGKLSRDRRDIYYRRAKQEGFRARSAYKLIQIDEKYNIFDKVTRAVDLCAAPGSWSQVLSTKLLNNSEYNEGQPKETDQIDSNNGEAPLIVAVDLQEMAPIYGVNIIKGDITSQLTVSRILEYFQGKKADLVLCDGSPDVTGLHDIDEYIQNQLLVSSLSITSKIMRKGGTFVAKIFRGENISRIYQQMFCYFELVDCCKPESSRNSSLEAFIVCRYFKFDDQDSTNVNFEIPDPLTVPFISCGDLSEYDPDKTYETEYTSSLEPIQPPINAPYH from the coding sequence ATTGATTTacaaaataagaaaaaaatattaaacttaaaaatttataatagtATTGTATTACAAATGGGTAAATTAAGTAGAGATCGCAGGGATATTTACTATAGAAGGGCAAAACAAGAGGGATTTCGTGCAAGATCAGCATATAAACTAATCCAGATAgatgaaaaatataatatatttgataaagTGACAAGGGCAGTGGATTTATGTGCAGCTCCTGGAAGTTGGAGTCAGGTTTTGAGCACAAAGTTGCTCAATAATTCAGAGTATAATGAAGGTCAGCCCAAAGAAACTGATCAAAtagattcaaataatggGGAGGCTCCGTTAATTGTAGCTGTTGATCTACAAGAAATGGCTCCAATTTATGgtgttaatattattaaggGAGATATCACTTCACAATTGACTGTCAGCAgaattttggaatattttcaagGAAAAAAGGCAGATTTAGTATTATGCGATGGATCACCAGATGTGACTGGATTACATGATATTGATGAATATATACAAAATCAGCTTTTAGTTTCTTCGCTTAGTATTACAAGCAAGATCATGCGGAAAGGTGGGACATTTGTTGCAAAAATATTTCGAGGGGAAAATATATCAAGGATTTACCAACAAATGTTTTGTTACTTTGAACTAGTTGATTGTTGTAAGCCTGAAAGTTCTAGAAATTCAAGCCTTGAGGCTTTTATTGTATGtagatatttcaaatttgatgaCCAAGATTCAACTAATGTTAATTTTGAGATTCCAGATCCATTGACTGTTCCCTTTATTTCTTGTGGAGATCTTTCTGAATATGATCCTGATAAAACATATGAGACAGAATATACCAGTTCACTTGAACCTATACAACCTCCAATAAATGCACCTTATCATTAG
- a CDS encoding calmodulin-domain protein kinase 1 — protein sequence MGNTAVGNTGTRLRAPVDAVVNTTNKKAPVSEKPSQPQIPNKTSDVKKGGTMGGERGSVTTGMFVQSGSGTFAERYNIVCMLGKGSFGEVLKCKDRITQQEYAVKVINKASAKNKDTSTILREVELLKKLDHPNIMKLFEILEDSSSFYIVGELYTGGELFDEIIKRKRFSEHDAARIIKQVFSGITYMHKHNIVHRDLKPENILLESKEKDCDIKIIDFGLSTCFQQNTKMKDRIGTAYYIAPEVLRGTYDEKCDVWSAGVILYILLSGTPPFYGKNEYDILKRVETGKYAFDLPQWRTISDDAKDLIRKMLTFHPSLRITATQCLEHPWIQKYSSETPTISDLPSLESAMTNIRQFQAEKKLAQAALLYMASKLTTLDETKQLTEIFRKLDTNNDGMLDRDELVRGYHEFMRLKGVDSNSLIQNEGSTIEDQIDSLMPLLDMDGSGSIEYSEFIASAIDRTILLSRERMERAFKMFDKDGSGKISTKELFKLFSQADSSIQMEELESIIEQVDNNKDGEVDFNEFVEMLQNFVRNE from the coding sequence ATGGGAAATACTGCAGTAGGGAATACAGGAACAAGGCTTAGAGCACCAGTAGATGCCGTAGTAAACACTACTAATAAGAAAGCACCTGTAAGTGAAAAGCCATCTCAACCACAAATACCAAACAAAACTTCTGATGTTAAAAAGGGAGGAACTATGGGAGGAGAGAGAGGAAGTGTAACAACTGGTATGTTTGTTCAGAGTGGTAGCGGGACCTTTGCAGAAAGGTACAATATTGTATGTATGCTTGGCAAAGGTTCTTTTGGAGAAGTTTTGAAATGTAAAGACAGAATCACTCAACAAGAATATGCTGTCAAGGTTATTAACAAAGCTAGTGCAAAGAACAAGGATACTAGTACAATTTTGAGAGAAGTTGAGCTTTTAAAGAAGCTTGATCATCCAAATATTATGAAGCTATTCGAGATTTTGGAAGATTCATCTAGCTTCTACATTGTAGGAGAGCTTTACACAGGAGGAGAACTctttgatgaaattattaagagAAAAAGATTTAGTGAGCATGATGCTGctagaattattaaacaagTATTTTCAGGAATTACTTACATGCATAAACATAACATTGTACATAGAGATTTAAAGCCAGAAAACATACTTTTAGAGTCTAAAGAAAAAGACTGtgatattaaaattatagaTTTTGGATTATCAACATGCTTCCAGCAAAATACCAAGATGAAGGATAGAATAGGAACAGCCTACTATATAGCTCCAGAAGTTTTGAGAGGTACTTATGATGAGAAATGTGATGTATGGTCAGCTGGAGTAATTCTATATATTCTCTTATCTGGAACACCTCCATTCTatggaaaaaatgaatatgaTATTTTGAAGAGAGTCGAGACAGGAAAGTATGCTTTTGACCTTCCACAATGGAGAACTATTTCTGATGATGCCAAGGATTTAATAAGAAAGATGTTAACTTTCCATCCTTCTTTGAGAATTACTGCAACACAATGTTTAGAACATCCAtggattcaaaaatattcaagtgAGACTCCAACAATTAGTGACTTACCTTCATTAGAATCTGCTATGACAAATATTCGTCAATTCCAAGCAGAAAAGAAACTTGCTCAAGCAGCTCTACTATATATGGCAAGTAAATTGACAACATTGGACGAAACAAAGCAACTTACAGAGATCTTTAGGAAGTTAGATACTAATAATGATGGTATGTTAGATAGAGATGAGCTCGTTCGTGGTTATCATGAATTTATGAGATTGAAAGGAGTAGAttctaattctttaattcaGAATGAAGGATCAACAATAGAGGATCAAATTGATAGCTTAATGCCATTGTTAGATATGGATGGATCGGGTTCTATAGAATATTCAGAATTTATTGCATCTGCAATAGATAGAACAATTTTGTTGAGTAGAGAAAGAATGGAAAGAGCTTTTAAAATGTTTGATAAAGATGGTTCTGGTAAGATTTCTACAAAGGAACTTTTTAAACTCTTTTCCCAGGCAGATAGCAGTATTCAGATGGAGGAGTTGGAATCAATAATTGAACAAGTTGACAACAATAAGGATGGGGAAGTAGACTTTAATGAGTTTGTAGAAATGCTTCAGAATTTTGTCAggaatgaataa